A segment of the Echinicola strongylocentroti genome:
ATACTGACCATCCAAATTGGTCACCGCTCCTTTGGTGGTTCCTTTTACCAACACACTTACACCGGGTACTGGCTCCCCGTTTTCGGCCGAGGTAACCGTCCCTTTTACCGAAGATATCTGCGCAAAAGAAAATTGCGAAAATACCAACAGTAACGCGAACAATAGTACATTTTTTTTCATATGCGATACGTTTGATTTTGGAGTAAAGTAGATGCAGCATCCCAAAAAACAAACAGCAGCATTTTTCAACTAAAATTTTTATTGAAAAAAAATAGACTTAATAAACTGTATTTCAAGTAATTATTACCTAGAAAAATATTTTCAATTTTTTTAACTTTTTTTATACATCATATAATTATAGATACAGTAGTTAAATACTTAGTTTTTATAAAAAACAATAGCAGAACCTCTAACCAAGTTATATTTACAGAATTATAAATCCCTATTACACTTTTATACATTATATATTACTAAACAATGTATCGATACCGTACAGTTTAACTATAAAATTAGGAATACTTAAAAATGACTAAAATCATAAAATTTGATTTGAAATTTTATTTGTTATATTTATCATTATTCAAAATATTATCAATTTTTTTTAATAGGTATTTACAAAGACTTTATTTTTATTTATTTACATACTTTTGAAATTTTCAACTCTATTTTAAAACCTTATTTAAGGGTAAAAACATATATACTTAATATTTGATATAGTTTTTAAACCTATTTTTACAGTTTATACATTATTGAAATATTATTTACAAAGTATTTTATAGTATTATTAACTCAATAAATGGCCATTGATTATAAACTCGATAAAAAACAATAGATACTTTTTTATTACATTTAATATTTATATTATTTTATTTAACAACGTAAAAAATTAATTTTTACTATAAAAACACAGTATCAACCATTTATAGACAAAACAGAAAAGAAAAATTAGAATGTAACAATAGAAACCCTAAGCTATTCATGACCAAACCCATCTAAGGCATTAGAAAATCTATTCTATACGGCGGGTAAAAAATACAATAATCGATAACTAAGATTGAAGACATAAAAAAACCTCATCAAAACACACCTGATAGCGCGCTCCAATGAGGTTCTAGTATAAAATATGTGTTAAATTATATCAACTATATAATTATTTATAAAAATAAAAACTCAACATAGAAAATACAAAAATGCATCAACCACCTCAACATCATTAATACTCCAATCTATATGCCGCCACCTTATCCTTCATAAAGGTAGGTACAAACACTAGGTTCTCTTCTTCCAAGTATCCAATATCTGCGGTATTTGACTTGTCATTTTTGGTATCAAGGAGCTTGGTTTCATTGTCACCTTGGATGATCCATATTTCTCCCGCCCATCGGCTAGCCAAATAATTCCCATTGCCCAAAATAATAAGGCCGTCACCACCTGTCACTGTGCTGTTCAATACTTCATGCGTTCCATCAGCAGCATATTTTTTCAGTCCTGCGCCATCCAACCCATGCAACACACCGTCTTCATCTACGCGCAGACCATTGATATTTTCCTGCCCCTCTGCCAAAGTACTGATCTCACCATCTTCAAGCACATGGATCAATCCCTTTTCCATATCGGAGAAGTAAACCTTGTTACCATGTACATCTATGTCATTTAGGAAGCTTGCTCCCTCTACGACATAGGTATTTATTATTTCACCTTTTTCAATATCGATTTCTACAATATCATCGATATCTGTCACATAGAGCTTTCCATCCAAGATTCCCATGCCTTTTGGCCCGTCCATACCAGTCACCCATTCACGTTCCAATATTTCACCATCTTTCGAAATGATAGATATAAAACCTTCGCCGTCATGGTCGCGGGCATCACCATCAATATTTGCGACATAAATGGTTCCTGTCGAAGGATCCACCAAAACGGACTCACAGGTCGTCAACTCAGCAGGAGTTTCCCATACAAGGGTCAGGGAAGGCTCCACCACCTCCTCTTCCACCACGACCACCTCTTCCTGAGCCTGCTCTTTATTTTCACTACCTCCACATTGCCAATAAAGCATGGGAGCAACGGTCATAAGCAATAATACTCGATTGTGTTTTTTCATATCCAGTGTTTTTATGGTTAGTGTAAATACAAGAATCTTTTACTAAAATTAGTAAATTTTCATACCTTTTAATAAGTTTTGCCTTCTCCTATTATAAACAGATAGACGAATATTTGTTTAAACCCATTTTATACCGCTAATCATTATCTTTTCGGAACCTAACGGGTTTTGCTATACCTTATCTATAAAAATCATTTGTATGAAAAAATTATTTCTACCAAAAGTCAGCTCTTTACTGCTATTAGCAGCACTGAGCTGTAACGAAAAACCCACCCAAGTAGATTACACCACGCTTTCTGACGAAGCTAGACTGGAAGCAGCCAAAGAAATCGCCCATGAGACCATCATGGTGGATGGGCATGTCGACCTGCCCTACCGTATGAAAGTAGGAGGCTTCACGCTCCAACGTGAAATCCTGGATGTTTCTGAAAGAACAGACGGTGGAAACTTTGATTTCCCAAGGGCCAAGGAAGGCGGATTGGACGCTCCCTTTATGTCCATCTACCTGCCTGCCCGTTACCAACAAACCGGTGGTGCAAAAACCTTGGCCGATTCGCTCATCCTGATGACCAAGCGCCTGGCAGAGACATGGCCTGAGAAATTTGCCATGGCCAACAGCCCTGATGATATCGAAGCCAATTTCAAAGCGGGAAAAATCTCTCTCCCCATGGGCATGGAGAACGGCGCAGGTATCGAAGACGACATCAACAATGTAGCCTACTTTCATGAAAAAGGCATTCGCTACATCACGCTTACCCATGGTAAGGACAACCTCATAGGCGATTCCTCCTACGATACCAGCAGGACTCACGGCGGACTCACCACATTTGGTGAGCAGGTAGTGAAAGAAATGAACCGTGTCGGCATCATGGTGGACATCTCGCATGTCTCTGACGACACATTTTATGACGTCATGAAACTAACGGATGTACCCGTCATTGCCTCCCACAGCTCATGTAGAAAATACACCCCGGGATTTGAGCGGAACATGGATGATGAAATGATCAAGCTGCTCGGAAAGAAAAAAGGCGTCATCATGATCAACTTTGGCGGAAGCTTCATTGACGGAGACTATAATGAAAGAACTGCTGAAGTGCGCGAGCACATCGTCAACTGGCTGGCAAAAAACGAACTTAGCCGCTCGGACTCCGCAGCTCAAGTATACATCAAAAAGTACGTTGCTGAGCATAACGTCTTTCCGGACGTAACCCTCGTCGCAGATCATATTGATCATGTCGTAAAGATCGCAGGCATTGACCATGTAGGTCTGGGATCGGATTTTGATGGAGTAGGTGACTCCCTGCCCAATGGCCTTAAAGATGTCTCGATGTACCCTAACTTGATTGCTGAATTGCTCAAGAGGGGTTACAGCAAAGACGATGTCGAAAAAATCTGCTACAAAAATGTTTTCCGCGTGTGGCGAGCTGTAGAAACGGCTGCGGAAAACTCTTGATCCTTCTTGATCTTTTTAGTCAGTCGATGGTCCACAGACGACCGTCGACTGACTACTGATTATTACTGATTACCGCATCACCTACTATTCATCAAAAAGATACCAGCCATTGGGATCCACTACTATCTTTTCATCACTTTTAATCCTCACGGCATCTGAAGATAGCTCTACCACCTCTATACCATCGGAAGTTTTGATTTCTACGGGCAGGCTAAAATCGACATTGCTCAAACGAACATCATAGCGTCGTTTACGCTTCCGCTTCACCTTCAGCTTGGGCAACTTGGTAGAGTAAAGGTATATATCAAAAAAGCCCTCTAAGTCCTTCCCTGAATATTGCTCCGCAAAGTCCACAAAGTCTTTGGTGGTGACCTGATGAGTGTAGGTAAACCTATCTTCCTGTAAGAAGGCCTTCAGCATAGGAAAGAACACCTCGTCCCCCATCACAAACCGAAGCGAGTGCATTACAAAAGCACCCTTCGTATAAATATCAGGATGATAGGCCTCGGCACTGTTGATATTGTCCCCCTTTACCAATGGAGCCTCATTCTCAATTTGTTTTTTGGTGGCGGCAGCACGTTCAAGGTAGGCCTCCATGCCAGCATTTTTTTCATAATAGAGCAGGTCCCCGTAAGAGCAGATCCCTTCATGGATCCAAAAATCCTTCCAATCGCCCACAGACACCTTATTACCCCACCACTCATGCCCCAATTCATGGTGCAGCAGCCTGTCAAAGGCAGTATCCCCTACTTTGGTATATTGAAAGTTATTGCCGTAGGCATTGATGGTCTGATGCTCCATCCCTAGATAGGGCGTCTCTACCACGGCTATTTTGTCCTTCGGAAAAGGATAGGGACCAAAGTACTTCTCTTGGGTCTGGACGCTATTTTCCAATACTCTTAGCAAGCCTGGTGCATTTTCCTTATGTTCGGTGAGGACATAAACCTCCATCGGAACCTTACTTCCATCTGTGGAAGTATATGCTTTTGTCA
Coding sequences within it:
- a CDS encoding SMP-30/gluconolactonase/LRE family protein, translated to MKKHNRVLLLMTVAPMLYWQCGGSENKEQAQEEVVVVEEEVVEPSLTLVWETPAELTTCESVLVDPSTGTIYVANIDGDARDHDGEGFISIISKDGEILEREWVTGMDGPKGMGILDGKLYVTDIDDIVEIDIEKGEIINTYVVEGASFLNDIDVHGNKVYFSDMEKGLIHVLEDGEISTLAEGQENINGLRVDEDGVLHGLDGAGLKKYAADGTHEVLNSTVTGGDGLIILGNGNYLASRWAGEIWIIQGDNETKLLDTKNDKSNTADIGYLEEENLVFVPTFMKDKVAAYRLEY
- a CDS encoding dipeptidase; the encoded protein is MKKLFLPKVSSLLLLAALSCNEKPTQVDYTTLSDEARLEAAKEIAHETIMVDGHVDLPYRMKVGGFTLQREILDVSERTDGGNFDFPRAKEGGLDAPFMSIYLPARYQQTGGAKTLADSLILMTKRLAETWPEKFAMANSPDDIEANFKAGKISLPMGMENGAGIEDDINNVAYFHEKGIRYITLTHGKDNLIGDSSYDTSRTHGGLTTFGEQVVKEMNRVGIMVDISHVSDDTFYDVMKLTDVPVIASHSSCRKYTPGFERNMDDEMIKLLGKKKGVIMINFGGSFIDGDYNERTAEVREHIVNWLAKNELSRSDSAAQVYIKKYVAEHNVFPDVTLVADHIDHVVKIAGIDHVGLGSDFDGVGDSLPNGLKDVSMYPNLIAELLKRGYSKDDVEKICYKNVFRVWRAVETAAENS
- a CDS encoding M1 family metallopeptidase, producing the protein MKRELFGIKWWEKCVKCFLAGAVVSLLLAGDALAQDDWTWGGEMDPLQEQFEVVHYSLDLEILPKIKGINAVMEMTYRPLGTLDTLRLDLISNYEVVKVESNGRVQRFEHHDDILDIYPDSLSQQVKIYYRGRPPVAENPPWSGGFTWSEDSNGDHWVGLSCQREGGKIFMPCLDHPSSKASNGVDLYIKVPFPYFVAANGRLLNQATSSGYSYYQWATSYPISNYNVNFTMGRFHELTKAYTSTDGSKVPMEVYVLTEHKENAPGLLRVLENSVQTQEKYFGPYPFPKDKIAVVETPYLGMEHQTINAYGNNFQYTKVGDTAFDRLLHHELGHEWWGNKVSVGDWKDFWIHEGICSYGDLLYYEKNAGMEAYLERAAATKKQIENEAPLVKGDNINSAEAYHPDIYTKGAFVMHSLRFVMGDEVFFPMLKAFLQEDRFTYTHQVTTKDFVDFAEQYSGKDLEGFFDIYLYSTKLPKLKVKRKRKRRYDVRLSNVDFSLPVEIKTSDGIEVVELSSDAVRIKSDEKIVVDPNGWYLFDE